The Ignavibacteria bacterium genome window below encodes:
- a CDS encoding pyridoxal-phosphate dependent enzyme: MSEWNWSIKSVDNLERTIERCKKRNIILPTFNELKEPNTISKSIQSQLARIGMDEIHPLNLFRINWRNDSKSSEIGNINFLEIPKEISGVKARIIGLVGKFFPTGAHKVGATYGCLAPYLVTGRFNPDYHKAVWPSTGNYCRGGAFNSALLGVHAVAILPEEMSKERFEWLKKIGSEVYATPGCESNVKEIYDKCHELEAQSDEYLIFNQFDQFGNAIWHYEITGSTIETLFNQIKLKDQRLSGYVSATGSAGTIGAGDYLREKFPMIKITASEALQCPTLLMNGYGAHRIEGIGDKHIPWIHNVKNTDVVTAIDDEDPLRVLRLFNEDDGQKYLSSIEVDDTQLSQLSWMGISSISNMISAIKLAKYFEFNENDVIFTIFTDSVEMYRSRLEEMNQESGSYSLKQAEIDWTSLLKKQKIDNMKELTYFDKKAIHNLKYFTWVEQQGKNVEELNAQWYDDNYWNERFSIVPEWDKLIEEFNNKVGLGK; encoded by the coding sequence ATGAGCGAATGGAATTGGTCAATAAAAAGCGTCGATAATCTAGAAAGAACGATTGAACGATGTAAAAAGAGAAATATTATTCTACCTACCTTCAATGAATTAAAAGAACCAAACACAATTTCAAAATCAATTCAATCGCAACTCGCAAGGATTGGAATGGATGAAATTCACCCACTCAATCTTTTCAGAATTAATTGGAGAAATGATTCAAAAAGTAGTGAGATCGGAAATATAAATTTTCTTGAGATCCCAAAAGAAATCTCTGGTGTAAAAGCAAGAATAATCGGTTTGGTTGGAAAGTTTTTCCCAACGGGCGCTCACAAAGTGGGAGCAACTTATGGTTGTCTGGCGCCATACTTAGTTACCGGCAGATTCAATCCAGATTACCATAAAGCTGTTTGGCCAAGTACGGGAAATTACTGCCGCGGCGGTGCATTCAACTCCGCTTTGCTCGGAGTTCATGCTGTTGCCATCTTACCAGAAGAAATGAGCAAAGAAAGATTCGAGTGGCTGAAAAAAATCGGCTCGGAAGTTTATGCGACTCCCGGATGTGAAAGCAACGTAAAAGAAATTTATGATAAATGTCACGAACTTGAAGCACAAAGCGATGAATATTTAATTTTCAATCAGTTTGATCAATTCGGTAATGCAATTTGGCATTACGAAATTACCGGTTCAACGATAGAAACTTTGTTTAATCAAATTAAATTAAAAGATCAACGGCTGAGCGGGTACGTCAGCGCAACAGGTTCGGCTGGTACAATTGGTGCAGGAGATTATCTTCGCGAAAAATTTCCCATGATTAAAATCACCGCTTCGGAAGCTTTGCAATGCCCAACACTGTTGATGAACGGTTATGGTGCGCACCGGATTGAAGGAATTGGCGATAAGCACATCCCTTGGATACACAATGTTAAAAATACTGATGTTGTTACTGCGATTGACGATGAGGATCCGTTGCGGGTTTTGAGATTATTCAACGAAGATGACGGGCAGAAATATCTGTCAAGTATAGAAGTCGATGATACACAATTATCGCAGCTTTCTTGGATGGGAATTTCATCAATAAGTAACATGATCTCAGCAATTAAACTTGCTAAGTATTTTGAGTTTAATGAGAATGATGTGATCTTTACTATCTTTACCGATTCGGTAGAAATGTATCGTTCCCGTCTTGAAGAAATGAACCAAGAGTCTGGAAGTTATTCCCTGAAACAGGCAGAGATCGATTGGACGTCTCTCTTAAAGAAGCAAAAAATTGATAATATGAAAGAGCTTACTTACTTTGATAAAAAAGCAATTCATAATTTAAAATATTTCACTTGGGTCGAACAGCAGGGAAAAAATGTGGAAGAACTAAATGCACAGTGGTATGATGATAATTATTGGAATGAAAGGTTTTCTATTGTACCTGAGTGGGATAAGTTGATTGAAGAGTTCAATAATAAAGTTGGATTAGGTAAATGA
- a CDS encoding tetratricopeptide repeat protein: MKSPIKILVILFVISITSNLYAQQFPSGYDIFEKAKNAVAIVNVYDENRNLLRIGAGYTYTADGQIVTSHSLVNGGTYVKIKVNDTEFAPSALYKIDRRRDLIVYKVDGNNLPFLPVGNSDNVKIGDRIFTIGNPKGFERSFSEGMISGKRDFGAGKVFFQFTGMSSPGMIGSPLLNEYVEVVGLISSRSYMNESINFATQINSLKPILESTEVKNYSVPNFFVYEKPPTNFNIGLSYESMGNHSTAIWYYLKSLKDEVKSDTFRRLAYCHEQLGNIKFAEDYYRKARELDSVN; encoded by the coding sequence ATGAAGTCGCCAATTAAAATACTCGTTATTTTGTTTGTGATCTCGATCACATCAAATTTATATGCACAACAATTTCCATCAGGCTACGACATTTTTGAAAAAGCGAAAAATGCAGTCGCCATCGTAAATGTATATGATGAAAACCGCAATTTACTACGCATTGGTGCCGGTTATACGTATACTGCGGATGGACAAATTGTAACATCACATTCGCTCGTAAATGGAGGGACTTACGTTAAAATAAAAGTGAACGATACAGAATTCGCTCCGAGTGCGCTGTATAAAATCGACCGCCGACGTGATCTAATTGTCTATAAAGTAGATGGTAATAATTTGCCTTTCCTTCCAGTCGGAAATTCTGATAATGTAAAAATTGGCGATAGAATTTTTACAATAGGAAATCCAAAAGGATTTGAAAGATCATTCTCCGAAGGAATGATAAGCGGAAAAAGAGATTTTGGTGCCGGGAAAGTATTTTTCCAATTTACCGGAATGAGTTCGCCTGGTATGATAGGGAGTCCATTATTAAATGAATATGTTGAAGTAGTCGGCTTGATATCATCAAGAAGCTATATGAATGAAAGCATAAATTTCGCGACACAGATAAACAGCTTGAAGCCGATACTTGAATCAACAGAAGTGAAAAATTATTCCGTACCAAACTTTTTTGTTTACGAAAAACCCCCGACAAATTTCAACATTGGTCTTTCGTATGAAAGTATGGGCAATCATTCAACCGCGATCTGGTATTATTTGAAATCGCTCAAAGATGAAGTCAAATCGGATACTTTTCGGCGACTTGCTTACTGCCATGAACAATTAGGCAATATTAAGTTTGCTGAAGATTACTATCGTAAAGCCCGCGAACTTGATTCAGTTAATTGA
- a CDS encoding amidohydrolase family protein, with translation MSKAKDEIRITNAWLCQIEDKSVKPTFADVTIKSGKINKVIKKDFEKFNSAQTLSDPNDFNAAGRIVTIPNVNFHDHFYSRLAKGLNVTGDTSNFFNILTNLWWKLDLALDLEMVRASAQMAAFESIKNGVTYIFDHHASPSFTIGSLQTTAEVLNDFNLRGVLCFETSDRNGNKLTNQAIIENESFFSKFQTENIKSLYGLHASFTLENDTLKTVAKYVNEFNCGIHIHLCEDKSDSELSLEKFGKNPVQRLFENNLLNEKSILAHGIHLENNDYDIISKFGSAIVYNPDSNLNNSVGLPNYESVPKSIPILCGTDGMHADPVNSYKKLFLLHRHQGNSFEQSFNWIQKIYFDQIDFVKKFFPDYTSLQVRDRADIVIWDYVPPAPMSEQNFFGHWVYGITERSVNSVMQNGKWLMNNLQLTGIDQNKLSKEIFVQGKRLAEKFQSLT, from the coding sequence ATGTCAAAAGCTAAAGACGAAATAAGAATAACAAATGCTTGGCTCTGCCAGATTGAAGATAAATCTGTCAAACCAACTTTTGCAGATGTTACCATCAAAAGCGGAAAAATCAATAAAGTTATTAAAAAAGATTTTGAGAAATTCAATTCGGCTCAAACGCTTTCCGATCCGAACGATTTTAATGCTGCCGGAAGAATAGTTACAATTCCAAATGTAAATTTTCACGATCATTTTTATTCAAGACTAGCAAAAGGATTAAATGTTACCGGTGATACAAGTAACTTTTTTAATATTTTGACAAATCTCTGGTGGAAGCTTGATCTCGCGCTCGATCTTGAAATGGTGAGAGCATCTGCGCAGATGGCTGCATTTGAATCGATAAAAAATGGAGTTACATATATTTTCGATCATCATGCATCTCCAAGTTTTACGATTGGGAGTTTGCAAACGACAGCCGAGGTGCTTAATGATTTCAATTTGCGTGGAGTTCTTTGCTTCGAAACGTCAGATAGAAATGGAAATAAGCTAACTAATCAAGCGATTATTGAAAACGAGTCTTTCTTCTCAAAATTTCAAACTGAAAACATTAAATCACTGTATGGTTTGCACGCATCATTCACACTTGAGAATGATACACTTAAAACTGTTGCTAAATATGTAAATGAATTCAATTGCGGAATTCACATTCACCTCTGTGAAGACAAATCCGATTCAGAATTGAGTTTAGAAAAATTTGGGAAAAATCCTGTCCAACGATTGTTTGAAAATAATCTATTGAATGAAAAAAGTATTTTGGCACACGGAATTCACCTTGAGAATAATGATTACGATATAATATCGAAATTTGGAAGTGCTATTGTTTACAATCCCGATTCAAATTTAAATAACTCAGTAGGACTGCCAAATTATGAATCTGTTCCGAAATCTATTCCAATTCTATGCGGAACCGACGGAATGCATGCCGATCCTGTAAATTCATACAAAAAACTATTTCTATTGCACCGTCATCAGGGAAATAGTTTCGAGCAAAGCTTTAATTGGATACAAAAGATTTATTTTGATCAGATAGATTTTGTAAAGAAATTTTTTCCGGATTACACTTCATTGCAAGTTAGAGACCGTGCCGACATTGTAATTTGGGATTACGTCCCTCCCGCTCCGATGAGCGAGCAAAACTTCTTCGGCCATTGGGTCTACGGTATTACTGAACGCTCTGTCAATTCAGTAATGCAAAATGGAAAATGGTTAATGAATAATTTACAGCTAACTGGAATTGACCAAAATAAATTAAGCAAAGAAATATTTGTACAAGGGAAGAGACTTGCAGAGAAATTCCAGAGTTTAACATAA